In the genome of Caenorhabditis elegans chromosome IV, the window ataattttaccaGTTTTCAGACCGACAACGCACGGGCTCTTCGCTTGATATCCGGACATAGAAATATGCAGATATCATCCAATTTTTAGTTGACACCTATATTTAAAAAGTCTTTGTCAAGCAACAGTATCGATCGCATTCATCAATAACTACAGTAAATATCTATATATCAAAAAAGTCTcccaagaagaagaagcagcgAACTGTTTTCGTTTTGTCAAATCGAGTTCTTGTTTTTGTGGCTGATTTAAATTATACCGGAAAAATTCGATTGGAAAAGAAGGATAATTTGTAAAGAGGAAAATCGGCGGAAATCGTGAAGCGAGGACTACAAAATGCCTGAtgtgagtgtttttttttaatcttcaaaatttatagtttttaattgaatacaaattgtatattttcattaatacaaaaaatagaaaatcaaaatgggCCCAAAAATTCTACAATCTTCATCAAATTTGTGTTGTCAAACTAATTTTCACTAGGAAACAAAACCATGAATTGTACTTTGAATCTGTGGGCGTTTAAGCGATGAGAAGACTGGTACATTGGTTGATCCTCTTTTAAATCTACTAACAATGAATATTCTCTGTAGTTGAAAGCAGTTATGTCTGCATTTGGGTGGTCAGTCAACCGATTCTTTTTGGGTGCATACATTTGTAGGTTTAGAACTGtgttttgatgtttttaaattttctaattaaataatttagcTAAATTATTACTCATAGGAAATTTCATTCGATTCTAATTGTCACTATATTCCTAGTTCCTGTATAAATTGGCATATAATATCGTAAATTATCGGCGATTTTTATCGGTTTTGTCTTCCCGAAAAGAAATAAGGGTAATTCACATTCATCTATGGATTTAGTCGAATCGTTTCTTCATTATAAGGACAAAGtccatttgaaatttaatttagtttttcctattttttcttatATCTTTCTTCTTTCTATTTCCGAATTTTATATCCCTATCAAAGTcagcaaaattttggcaattttctttttatctcACCGCTAAAATCactttgtgaaaattgatttttgttgatcTTGACTAAaacgaaaatcgaaaactacaaaataagataacaaaaaatcgtagaaaGCACGAGTGAGAAATGGGACAAAAGATTACGATTTTTAAACTCGAAATAACTATAAAATCtgctaaaaattattatgttattaattttgaaagatgACAGTCATATGTAACAGATGTCGTAATATTTCTTGTAGAATGGTGAGCtgtttaaattatatttcacTCCAATTAAGGaccctgaaatttaatttgctgaataatttattcttcaaaatttaagaaattcaTAACCTTTTTTCTAAACGAGCgagataaatttgaaaaaatttcctatcCCAGTTTACGTATAACCGCtattttacttaaaaattcatctgattttgcatttttaaatagCCTTTAACAGTATTTGCAATGTTTTTATTACTGTGGGTggttgttttgttgtttttgttccCGCCCTTTCGTCTTTCTCGTCTCATTCGAATTTTGGTGTCTTTTGATCAAAGTGATACTGAATGGAGAAGCACGTGGTAAACAGACGCAGACGACGGTATTAGACACGACGTCTTCTACCTTTTGAAGGCAAACGATGTGTCTATCGTTTGACTTGTTTCAGTCGTGTTGCTTCTACACTTCTCGtagtaattttgaaacaagaaGTGTCATCACACCTACCATTTTACCGctaaattgtaattttttattgaaatgattattgaattttcaatcttaacgtataaacatttttagacgtttttagttttattgaGTATAgaagctttcaaaatttctttatggaaatttatatttattttccattcGCCCGAAAACTTTTGTAGATTCGAAAAGTTTATGTATGTAGTAGTTTGAACTCTGTAATTCGAATTTACCAAACATGAAACGTTGGTTTATCTCGAATATCACACAACCCTCTAAGATATCACGTGATTActgttccttttttttcaatcaaaaaatagtATAGATGTATTGATTCAAAGTTatcatgtttaaaaaactgtattatgtattttccaacaaaaaaattgcgtttCCTGACAGTAAccaatgtttttttgcagTCTATAACAAACGGTGGACGACCACCAGCACCTCCAAGCTCTGTGAGCTCAACAACAGCATCGACAACTGGTAATTTTGGTTAGTTTTAGTCgaattaattataaaaaagaagaaaatcgtCTTATTTGGTGAAGTGAAGTATTCATTCatcgataaaatttaaaaaccctGGAATGTTCAAGTGTTATTGGACACATGAATACGTCAAGAGGATTAAGTTGACgtcgaattaaaaattgacgTTTTTTGAAGTGATAGAGAGAAAAgtacgattttttgaaaaatgttgtagttAAAATTGGCAGAAGTGTGATAGAAAAAAGATtatgaatttaaaagtttatttaattttttaaaagttaattcaatttttaaatttcaggtacTCGACGTCGTTTAGTGAATCGTATCAAGAAAGTCGATGAACTACATCCAGCACAAGAGAATCCCACGTTAGTTTTTGATctcttttgaaagtttctgaTGGtcgtggaaaatttgaaactcttGTTAAAACTTTATTCTTGATAGTGCAAACGTATgcataattttgtaaaaaaaaagattttggccGAATCATTATACAAAACTAACCTGAATATATTTCTATTCTCACCCATTCATAACAATTTTAACTGGTCATGTGAGCATTATCGGTaacttttttcatcttttttagGACGAAAAGAGACGAATGGACAGTCTAACTGTATCTATCTCTCTCTCAATATCATAGATTTATGATGAGgaggaaatttcagtttatgatttgatttgaaattcaaattttattttttccctcTCCCTTCCCCATTGACATTTTCTACTATCCACCTCTGCCAACCACGCATTCCTATTAAAACCGCCAACTGCTTCTagaaattttgactgaaaaacagTCTACATTGccgtttttgcaaattttaaatggaATTTCCGATTTCCAATGATTTATTATTAGCTAGCAGACAATTACAGACTAGAAATGAAcgaaaaaggtgaaaaatgattttctggCTTTCTTTTTAAACTGTAGACTATTTCAGAATGGGATCACACTGGTTGTCCGAGCAAGAAAGATCACGACTTGAAGCTGTTCAACAGGATTGGCGAAGAACTCGACCAATGAAAGTGAGttggaattaattttattaaattataatATGCTtggaattagaaaaattagaaaaacgaGAGATGTGAAAGAAATCACTTGAGGCCAAAAGATGCTATGAATGTTTTGTCTGTGGAGTAGAGAAGATTTGAAATGTgctttaaattataaaaaataaaccgaATGTAACTGTGTTataaattattctaaattttaatgatttttttcaattttccaacaaaaaaaaactgggttcggtctattttctgttttctgacatttaacgcaaaaattcaaaacgacTCTGCTCCACATTTAATTCAATTACTTAACAAACGTGATTCTTAGTTTCAGTGGACTTCAAAAAAGAGACCAGATGATCCAACGACATCATCTCCATCGACAGTTTCAATTAGTAATGCATTGGAAAATTCAACACCTTCATTAAACAATGTTTCTTCGATCACAAACTCTTCATCACCATTTTCTTTATCGTCAGCTGCAACATCGACAGCTTCTGCCATAATCCCATTTACCTCAAATGTAGCTACAAATCATCCACATCTTAATCACCACGTGTCGAGAATACCACAGGCGATTGTAACAGGAGGGACAAATGGTTCATTACCTCCATTATTAATATCACCGACGTCAGCAGCAGCCGCAACGCCGTTGATTTCAGGAAAAGCGGGTCCAATGTCACCATCAACGGGAAGTCCAATTAATGTGGCTGCTACAGTATTACAGAATGCAGTTTCAAGTCCACAACATAGTATTTTTGATAGATCTAGGTGAGTTGACAATGATCGTCAACTaatgtttttgtaatttaatataattttctagGTTAAATAAAATTCCACCAAACACATCATTAGCATCGTCTTCGTCTCCGAGTGATGCTGCTAACAATGATAAACCTATACAACAACGTCATAGTATTTTATCGAATGTTCGAACTCTCACTCAAGCAATGGTAAACGATGGACCACGAACGTTGACTGGAGATGATATGGACAAGATGGTCAGTGAAGAGGAAAGAGCACGAAAAGAGCAAGAGAagcgagaagaagaagagaaagcAGCACGGAGAATTGATGTTGAAGATGATTTTGATGCGCAAGAAAAACCCATTGATAAGAGTAAAAGTAAGTtataattaaacttttttttcatttatttattgaatttcttgattttacattcaattttttcagatggtCGATTCTTAAAGTTCGACGAAGAACTTGGTCGCGGATCGTTCAAGACAGTGTTTCGAGGGTTGGACACTGAAACCGGAGTGGCCGTTGCGTGGTGTGAGCTTCAGGAGAGTAAACTGAATAAGACTGAAAGGCAACGTTTTCGAGAAGAAGCTGAAATGCTCAAGGATCTGCAACATCCGAACATCGTACGATTCTACGATTATTGGGAGAGTGCGGATTTGTGTGGAAAACGGAAATATATTGTGCTTGTAACCGAATTGATGACTTCAGgaacattaaaaatgtatttgaagCGATTTAAACGGATAAACATAAAGGTTGTAATCATCTGATCTCAattgttcaaataattttttttaattttcaggtattgAAATCTTGGTGCAGACAAATTCTGAAAGGGCTTTCATTTCTTCACACACGTAATCCACCTGTAATTCATCGTGATCTCAAGTGTGATAATATCTTTATCACTGGTACAACTGGTAGTGTAAAGATTGGAGATCTTGGATTGGCAactcttaaaaataaatcattcgCGAAATCTGTCATTGGAACTCCAGAATTCATGGCACCGGAAATGTACGAAGAGATGTATGATGAGAGTGTAGATGTCTACGCGTTTGGAATGTGTCTTCTTGAAATGGTTACCGGAGAATATCCATATTCTGAGTGTATGAATCCAGCGACAATCTACAGAAAAGTGATATCAGGTGTCAAACCAGAATGTTTCTCAAGAATTCCTGCACAATATCCTGAAATACGTGAGATAATCGATCGGTGTATTCGTGTGAGACGAGAAGAGAGAAGTACCGTGAAGCAATTGCTCGTTGACGATTTCTTCACTCCAGAAGATCTCATCGGAATTCGTGTTGAAATTAAGAATCGGGATGCTGATCTCAATGATCTTAAcgtggaaattcaaatgcaACTCCGAGTTTACgatgagaaaaagagaaaacaatATCGGTTCAAGGAGAACGAAGGACTTCAATTTGCAtttgatattgaaaatgaCAGCCCAGATGAAGTTGTTCAACAGATGATCGAGCAACAACATATTCCAGATGAGGATACTCGAATGATAACAAAGTTGATAAAAGACAAAGTGGATGCGTTCAGAAGAGATCGAGATCATCGTTTATTGGAGATTAAAAGAGCAAAAGAGGAGGAAGAAAGGATACGAGAAGAGGCTGAGATTAAAGAGGAATTGAGGTTGAGAGCTGAAGctaaagaaaaggaaaaggagAGGTTGGAGAAAGAacgattagaaaaaaaagctgCAGCTGCGGCCGCAGCCAATCCGAATCCTACACCAATTCCACCAACTCCAGCAACACCACACTCTTCTGCCCAACAACAGCCTATTCCACCACCACTATCAACTCAAACTTCGGCTGAAATACAGCAGTCTGCTCAACAGCCATCTGTACCTGTAACTATGATCGCAAATATCCCAGCTATGTCGCCAACATCAGCTCAACCACAACCTGTTTTATCACCAACAAGTGCAGCGGTTCCAGTTCCAACGACAATGATTCATGTTCCAAAACCTAGCGAGATTCCAGTGCAGAATGTAGCGACGACTGCAGCCCCGGTTGCGGCTAACAATGTAAGCATTTACATATTTCATTCAAACCATGATCGTCAgggctgaatttgaaaaaaaaaagaagttttccttcgaaaacgaaaacgacTAATgttttttccgccaaaaacacgaaaaaaacggaaaattttgtaatattggaacgtgattttgaaaatttaattaggtTGATCAAAATTGCACTCTTTTaataatttcgaatattttttttttgaaaaaaattaatatttaaagacttggaaaaaaagtatcttgctctggaaaaaattgaatattcttTTATTTCAGGTACCACCATCACCAGCTCCATTCAAAACAGAAGATATCCAAACTCCCACACTTGCCCAGAATACGGTTCCACGAACAATCTCCACTGATGCTTCTGGACTTGTCATCAATACTCCTGCATCAATAGCATCACCATCACCTGCTCCTTCGGCTACTGATGTTGCTTCAACAACGGCTCCAGTCACCCCTGCTCCAACTCCAACAACAACAACGGACGGTGGTGCAGCAGCAGCTTCAACAACAACTGAAAACAAGGAAGAAAAGCGAAAAAGCAACAAAAGAAAAGTGGTAATGGAGATTTTGGGATGTGATGAATCGAGGAATTTTGCATTGGTCTCGTGTCGACTTGACACTTCTCATAAATCTGTTACCTTCCAATTTGCACCAGGAACTGACAAACCATGCACAATTGCAACGAAACTTTTGGCTGAAGATTGTCTTTTAAAAGTTCATGTTCATATTGTTGAAGCACAATTGGGAGAAGTTATTCAATTGATTAATTCTGATGGAAAGAAAGGTGTTGGTACTAAATTAGCGACGGTATTGGATCCAAATAGTACTGAACCACCAACTATCACTGCTGTCATGCCAAAGGATTCCTCTGCCGCAACTGCTTCTAATACTAAGCCTAAGATTGAAATCGAGAAAACGCCACCAACGAGAGATGCTTCCCAAGAGCCGAATAATGTTCAGGTTACGGTAAGTTTCAATATATGAACGTTATTTAtagtttattattttgttttttagaacGTACGCAAAGTTTCACAAGAATCAAATGCCGAAAGTGTTCAATCAATTCCTCGTCCAGGTGGAATCATTGTGATGTCCCCAACAAATCAAACAGATTCGGCTCCGCCCCCAACTGGAGCTGCAGCAAAACCATCACGATTCCAAGTAACAAAGTCAGCGGATCCTATAGCTACACCGATATCTTCGTCAATATCCACAGCAACAGTTATCCCAATTGTTGCAGCAACACCTACGAATATCACATCCGAACCGGTCATTGTCCAACCAATCACTGCACAAGTTATAACCCATTTGGCTACACCATCGCCAGTTTCTCATTCGTTATCATCAAATTCTTCTCCAAGTGCTACAACTCATTCGAATATGTCATCAATTCAATCAACGACTAGCGTTCCTGGAAGACGATTCACAGTTCAGCCCGTCTCTCAAGCAGAATCCGGAATATCTTCGTCAATTTCTACGCCTCATCCGGAACCGACGCCAGCAATCACTTCGTGTCCTCCACCAGTTCCAAGTGTCCCACCAGTGGTGTCCAATGGGACATTGAACTTAGAAGTTGCTCCTAAACAGACTCCATCAGCAACTAACCAAAATGTCGATACACAACATTCATCGTCAACAGCATCAACAGCTACATTAGTTTCGGAGACACCTGCTACAGTACATGTTACTCCGATCTCAGTGCCAGCTCCTGTTCAAGAACCATTAGTCATCGATCATCATTCTGATGTATTGACACAATTGGATAGTGAGTTGAGAAAGGTAagtaaagaaaataataattcgtttttaaagaaacttaGACTTAATTAGAACTGTTCCCGTGACACAATTACCAGTGTTTTCAGGTCAGTGGAGTATCACACTCGGCTTCACCTTCAACGGTAGTCGAGTCGCTCACCTCAATGACTCCACAAACAATTCCATTGGCTTGTCAAACTGTGCCCGCATCGATCGGTCAAGCTCCAGCAGTCATCGCAGCTGCACACGCGGCGTCATTAATTCCAAATGCAAGTGTTCCACAGTCACCTAGTCGTCTTGATGCCGAAACTGGACTTGCCGGTCTTCACGAGAAGCTTGAAGCGCTGAAAATGGAACAGGATCGACGAGAAGATATGGGAGATGATGCGATTGGCACAACAACCACAGACGGAAAGGACGAGATACCGATTGATACGTTAAAAGGGCTCGCGGAAGCATTAGGAAAAGTTATTCATGCGGATGGTAGAGAAACAACACCAATGCCACCGGATCATCCGGATTTAACAGATGCTTCAACGGTAAGCATTTTTagggaattattgaaaatttatataaaaagtctagaagttttttttgtgtttctggttcgtaaaaaaattcgaaaaatgtcaaaatttttgcgatttttccaccaaaaatacTATGACCCttttgaagagtactgtaacatTCGTTGCTGtggaatttccatattttttcatagtttctcgtttaaaaattttgagaaaaatctttaaaaaaacataaaaattgtaataaatagcgtttaaaattatgaaaaatctggaaattccaCATCAACGAAATTGTTAGATTGCAGTCTTTTTGAAGGTGCAAAACCGTTtgtattaaacaaaaaaatgccgAGACaggataccgtatttttgggtGCAAAAATCGCCTAATTTCACGTCTCGATAATATAGTTATTTTCTTGAACAAATAAGTCTTAAATATTCGAATTATGTTGCTTTTCGCTTCTAGCACGGTCGATCATAGCTATaagtttcattttcatattctctgatttttgttgttaagTATTCACACTGATTAACTCTGATTCAATCATAACCTGGTCTATTCTTTGTTCAGCAACAACTCATCTCACCATCTAACCCTGATGTTTTGACAACGATGTCGTCGGCTGTCGAAGGATCAGCATCATCCACAATGATAGAAGACATTGATGCTTCAACATCAGCGGTAGACGCGTCAATGATGAATTCGATGCCGCCAGGAGCTCAGAACTCTACAGATCAGATACCAGCAGCGATGACACTGAGTATGGATCAAGAATGTGCTCAatcgatgacgtcatcgatAACAAGAAACACGACAGGCACCAAATTGGCGACTTTTGAGAATCTTGAAACAGCTCTATCTTCCACACTCGGAACACACATTCGTCAACCGAATGCACCGTCTTCTCGAGATGAGACGACGGCTCCGATGACACCAAGTTTCACAAATGAAAGaattggtggtggtggaggtggtggagcAACATCATTTAGTATAGGAACACCGCCCAGCCATAGTCCGTTCCCTGTTTCGGAGTGTGATTATGATTTGAAGGTAACACATATTTTtggttgctttttttttgaaatattgtgtTTCGATCAATGATTTTGGTTTGCTTGCAATGCACTGCTAGCTAGACATTTTTatctaaatattaaaaaaaaaatcaagtatataactgttttgtttttgcaaaacgaagtgcaaaataaatattaatttaaataatggAAGACTGATCGAGGAATGCACTAAATTTCGATCAATCAAAACTGTGCAACACCCACACGTATGGGAAAAAGCATCCTAAGCGCATCCTTTTAGCATGATCAGTTTTCGGTTAAGAAAAGCGTCTTTGTTAACAATAGTCGTGTGGTGGGAAATCGAGAATGATTGATCGTTGGTTCTCaaacctttttttgaatattttatttctaaagGCACATAAAAATgcgaaacattttctcaaaaatgatcagttttc includes:
- the wnk-1 gene encoding Serine/threonine-protein kinase WNK (Confirmed by transcript evidence) translates to MGSHWLSEQERSRLEAVQQDWRRTRPMKWTSKKRPDDPTTSSPSTVSISNALENSTPSLNNVSSITNSSSPFSLSSAATSTASAIIPFTSNVATNHPHLNHHVSRIPQAIVTGGTNGSLPPLLISPTSAAAATPLISGKAGPMSPSTGSPINVAATVLQNAVSSPQHSIFDRSRLNKIPPNTSLASSSSPSDAANNDKPIQQRHSILSNVRTLTQAMVNDGPRTLTGDDMDKMVSEEERARKEQEKREEEEKAARRIDVEDDFDAQEKPIDKSKNGRFLKFDEELGRGSFKTVFRGLDTETGVAVAWCELQESKLNKTERQRFREEAEMLKDLQHPNIVRFYDYWESADLCGKRKYIVLVTELMTSGTLKMYLKRFKRINIKVLKSWCRQILKGLSFLHTRNPPVIHRDLKCDNIFITGTTGSVKIGDLGLATLKNKSFAKSVIGTPEFMAPEMYEEMYDESVDVYAFGMCLLEMVTGEYPYSECMNPATIYRKVISGVKPECFSRIPAQYPEIREIIDRCIRVRREERSTVKQLLVDDFFTPEDLIGIRVEIKNRDADLNDLNVEIQMQLRVYDEKKRKQYRFKENEGLQFAFDIENDSPDEVVQQMIEQQHIPDEDTRMITKLIKDKVDAFRRDRDHRLLEIKRAKEEEERIREEAEIKEELRLRAEAKEKEKERLEKERLEKKAAAAAAANPNPTPIPPTPATPHSSAQQQPIPPPLSTQTSAEIQQSAQQPSVPVTMIANIPAMSPTSAQPQPVLSPTSAAVPVPTTMIHVPKPSEIPVQNVATTAAPVAANNVPPSPAPFKTEDIQTPTLAQNTVPRTISTDASGLVINTPASIASPSPAPSATDVASTTAPVTPAPTPTTTTDGGAAAASTTTENKEEKRKSNKRKVVMEILGCDESRNFALVSCRLDTSHKSVTFQFAPGTDKPCTIATKLLAEDCLLKVHVHIVEAQLGEVIQLINSDGKKGVGTKLATVLDPNSTEPPTITAVMPKDSSAATASNTKPKIEIEKTPPTRDASQEPNNVQVTNVRKVSQESNAESVQSIPRPGGIIVMSPTNQTDSAPPPTGAAAKPSRFQVTKSADPIATPISSSISTATVIPIVAATPTNITSEPVIVQPITAQVITHLATPSPVSHSLSSNSSPSATTHSNMSSIQSTTSVPGRRFTVQPVSQAESGISSSISTPHPEPTPAITSCPPPVPSVPPVVSNGTLNLEVAPKQTPSATNQNVDTQHSSSTASTATLVSETPATVHVTPISVPAPVQEPLVIDHHSDVLTQLDSELRKVSGVSHSASPSTVVESLTSMTPQTIPLACQTVPASIGQAPAVIAAAHAASLIPNASVPQSPSRLDAETGLAGLHEKLEALKMEQDRREDMGDDAIGTTTTDGKDEIPIDTLKGLAEALGKVIHADGRETTPMPPDHPDLTDASTQQLISPSNPDVLTTMSSAVEGSASSTMIEDIDASTSAVDASMMNSMPPGAQNSTDQIPAAMTLSMDQECAQSMTSSITRNTTGTKLATFENLETALSSTLGTHIRQPNAPSSRDETTAPMTPSFTNERIGGGGGGGATSFSIGTPPSHSPFPVSECDYDLKGQMDLESEDPEVIQMIVRHRMEQHKLLEKQRVEIERLRSKIRVPRATSVNPEMIGDDEADTTLTALQSALGNASLSLPASPPPNTETTKVNTTVIPSDVLATRMTMSQSSTKSSNVSVSSRHRDNQSAPPRHHHHQPHPPHHPHLQNHYHPPQNHTSATAPCPSAMVQLQAVSNNNVNPLHQPPHPVSSQIPPQA
- the wnk-1 gene encoding Serine/threonine-protein kinase WNK (Confirmed by transcript evidence); translated protein: MPDSITNGGRPPAPPSSVSSTTASTTGNFGTRRRLVNRIKKVDELHPAQENPTMGSHWLSEQERSRLEAVQQDWRRTRPMKFQWTSKKRPDDPTTSSPSTVSISNALENSTPSLNNVSSITNSSSPFSLSSAATSTASAIIPFTSNVATNHPHLNHHVSRIPQAIVTGGTNGSLPPLLISPTSAAAATPLISGKAGPMSPSTGSPINVAATVLQNAVSSPQHSIFDRSRLNKIPPNTSLASSSSPSDAANNDKPIQQRHSILSNVRTLTQAMVNDGPRTLTGDDMDKMVSEEERARKEQEKREEEEKAARRIDVEDDFDAQEKPIDKSKNGRFLKFDEELGRGSFKTVFRGLDTETGVAVAWCELQESKLNKTERQRFREEAEMLKDLQHPNIVRFYDYWESADLCGKRKYIVLVTELMTSGTLKMYLKRFKRINIKVLKSWCRQILKGLSFLHTRNPPVIHRDLKCDNIFITGTTGSVKIGDLGLATLKNKSFAKSVIGTPEFMAPEMYEEMYDESVDVYAFGMCLLEMVTGEYPYSECMNPATIYRKVISGVKPECFSRIPAQYPEIREIIDRCIRVRREERSTVKQLLVDDFFTPEDLIGIRVEIKNRDADLNDLNVEIQMQLRVYDEKKRKQYRFKENEGLQFAFDIENDSPDEVVQQMIEQQHIPDEDTRMITKLIKDKVDAFRRDRDHRLLEIKRAKEEEERIREEAEIKEELRLRAEAKEKEKERLEKERLEKKAAAAAAANPNPTPIPPTPATPHSSAQQQPIPPPLSTQTSAEIQQSAQQPSVPVTMIANIPAMSPTSAQPQPVLSPTSAAVPVPTTMIHVPKPSEIPVQNVATTAAPVAANNVPPSPAPFKTEDIQTPTLAQNTVPRTISTDASGLVINTPASIASPSPAPSATDVASTTAPVTPAPTPTTTTDGGAAAASTTTENKEEKRKSNKRKVVMEILGCDESRNFALVSCRLDTSHKSVTFQFAPGTDKPCTIATKLLAEDCLLKVHVHIVEAQLGEVIQLINSDGKKGVGTKLATVLDPNSTEPPTITAVMPKDSSAATASNTKPKIEIEKTPPTRDASQEPNNVQVTNVRKVSQESNAESVQSIPRPGGIIVMSPTNQTDSAPPPTGAAAKPSRFQVTKSADPIATPISSSISTATVIPIVAATPTNITSEPVIVQPITAQVITHLATPSPVSHSLSSNSSPSATTHSNMSSIQSTTSVPGRRFTVQPVSQAESGISSSISTPHPEPTPAITSCPPPVPSVPPVVSNGTLNLEVAPKQTPSATNQNVDTQHSSSTASTATLVSETPATVHVTPISVPAPVQEPLVIDHHSDVLTQLDSELRKVSGVSHSASPSTVVESLTSMTPQTIPLACQTVPASIGQAPAVIAAAHAASLIPNASVPQSPSRLDAETGLAGLHEKLEALKMEQDRREDMGDDAIGTTTTDGKDEIPIDTLKGLAEALGKVIHADGRETTPMPPDHPDLTDASTGQMDLESEDPEVIQMIVRHRMEQHKLLEKQRVEIERLRSKIRVPRATSVNPEMIGDDEADTTLTALQSALGNASLSLPASPPPNTEIPDNEGQHHCNSFRCIGDPNDNVSIVNQIKQRLGIIPSSRQSVRSATSSSPSTPPSSSSAPPKSLSSPTKSYVSHCSLSIGYGSTASSEQQQREPSPSATTSSFLSDPATGVIENV
- the wnk-1 gene encoding Serine/threonine-protein kinase WNK (Confirmed by transcript evidence), encoding MGSHWLSEQERSRLEAVQQDWRRTRPMKFQWTSKKRPDDPTTSSPSTVSISNALENSTPSLNNVSSITNSSSPFSLSSAATSTASAIIPFTSNVATNHPHLNHHVSRIPQAIVTGGTNGSLPPLLISPTSAAAATPLISGKAGPMSPSTGSPINVAATVLQNAVSSPQHSIFDRSRLNKIPPNTSLASSSSPSDAANNDKPIQQRHSILSNVRTLTQAMVNDGPRTLTGDDMDKMVSEEERARKEQEKREEEEKAARRIDVEDDFDAQEKPIDKSKNGRFLKFDEELGRGSFKTVFRGLDTETGVAVAWCELQESKLNKTERQRFREEAEMLKDLQHPNIVRFYDYWESADLCGKRKYIVLVTELMTSGTLKMYLKRFKRINIKVLKSWCRQILKGLSFLHTRNPPVIHRDLKCDNIFITGTTGSVKIGDLGLATLKNKSFAKSVIGTPEFMAPEMYEEMYDESVDVYAFGMCLLEMVTGEYPYSECMNPATIYRKVISGVKPECFSRIPAQYPEIREIIDRCIRVRREERSTVKQLLVDDFFTPEDLIGIRVEIKNRDADLNDLNVEIQMQLRVYDEKKRKQYRFKENEGLQFAFDIENDSPDEVVQQMIEQQHIPDEDTRMITKLIKDKVDAFRRDRDHRLLEIKRAKEEEERIREEAEIKEELRLRAEAKEKEKERLEKERLEKKAAAAAAANPNPTPIPPTPATPHSSAQQQPIPPPLSTQTSAEIQQSAQQPSVPVTMIANIPAMSPTSAQPQPVLSPTSAAVPVPTTMIHVPKPSEIPVQNVATTAAPVAANNVPPSPAPFKTEDIQTPTLAQNTVPRTISTDASGLVINTPASIASPSPAPSATDVASTTAPVTPAPTPTTTTDGGAAAASTTTENKEEKRKSNKRKVVMEILGCDESRNFALVSCRLDTSHKSVTFQFAPGTDKPCTIATKLLAEDCLLKVHVHIVEAQLGEVIQLINSDGKKGVGTKLATVLDPNSTEPPTITAVMPKDSSAATASNTKPKIEIEKTPPTRDASQEPNNVQVTNVRKVSQESNAESVQSIPRPGGIIVMSPTNQTDSAPPPTGAAAKPSRFQVTKSADPIATPISSSISTATVIPIVAATPTNITSEPVIVQPITAQVITHLATPSPVSHSLSSNSSPSATTHSNMSSIQSTTSVPGRRFTVQPVSQAESGISSSISTPHPEPTPAITSCPPPVPSVPPVVSNGTLNLEVAPKQTPSATNQNVDTQHSSSTASTATLVSETPATVHVTPISVPAPVQEPLVIDHHSDVLTQLDSELRKVSGVSHSASPSTVVESLTSMTPQTIPLACQTVPASIGQAPAVIAAAHAASLIPNASVPQSPSRLDAETGLAGLHEKLEALKMEQDRREDMGDDAIGTTTTDGKDEIPIDTLKGLAEALGKVIHADGRETTPMPPDHPDLTDASTQQLISPSNPDVLTTMSSAVEGSASSTMIEDIDASTSAVDASMMNSMPPGAQNSTDQIPAAMTLSMDQECAQSMTSSITRNTTGTKLATFENLETALSSTLGTHIRQPNAPSSRDETTAPMTPSFTNERIGGGGGGGATSFSIGTPPSHSPFPVSECDYDLKGQMDLESEDPEVIQMIVRHRMEQHKLLEKQRVEIERLRSKIRVPRATSVNPEMIGDDEADTTLTALQSALGNASLSLPASPPPNTETTKVNTTVIPSDVLATRMTMSQSSTKSSNVSVSSRHRDNQSAPPRHHHHQPHPPHHPHLQNHYHPPQNHTSATAPCPSAMVQLQAVSNNNVNPLHQPPHPVSSQIPPQA